From Thalassococcus sp. S3, one genomic window encodes:
- a CDS encoding Dps family protein has translation MANALNVVPETDVVETGVRNIDAIAKGLADVLADTYRLIFKTHAYHWNVEGPMFYSVHNLTEAQYEDMFAAADDLAERIRALGKLAPMKMAEIMQNSVIEDHDSLPSAGDMCEDLAADHERIAHRLHALIKLSEEGEDPVTEDLATERSNFHEKAAWMLRAISKS, from the coding sequence ATGGCTAATGCACTGAATGTCGTTCCCGAGACCGATGTCGTGGAAACAGGCGTGCGTAACATCGATGCAATCGCCAAGGGATTGGCGGATGTTCTGGCAGACACGTACCGGCTGATCTTCAAAACACATGCCTATCACTGGAACGTGGAGGGCCCGATGTTTTATTCGGTCCACAACCTGACAGAGGCACAATACGAGGACATGTTCGCCGCCGCCGACGACCTGGCCGAGCGAATCCGCGCCCTGGGCAAGCTGGCACCGATGAAGATGGCGGAAATCATGCAGAACTCGGTGATCGAAGATCACGACAGCCTGCCCAGCGCCGGTGACATGTGCGAAGACCTTGCCGCCGATCACGAGCGTATCGCGCATCGTCTGCACGCGCTCATCAAGCTGTCGGAAGAAGGCGAGGACCCGGTGACCGAAGATTTGGCCACCGAGCGGTCAAACTTCCACGAAAAGGCAGCTTGGATGCTTCGCGCGATTTCTAAAAGCTGA